The Solibacillus sp. FSL W7-1436 genome window below encodes:
- a CDS encoding helix-turn-helix transcriptional regulator, translating to MDRDIIIQITSESLKLIRTENNYTQDKMAEILGISKKTLVQIEKERTYANWTTTIAICALFRHSETLQNRIGGDPMEVIELTAHNVIIAPREKTMGGYIWWKNIDEYKNHRLQQNLLSKHYRILDDENYRIISTFEEDVVMEKWQGIKSVI from the coding sequence ATGGATCGAGATATTATCATACAAATAACATCGGAAAGTTTGAAACTTATCCGCACAGAAAATAATTACACACAAGATAAAATGGCCGAAATTTTGGGTATTTCAAAAAAGACGCTCGTACAAATCGAAAAAGAGCGGACTTATGCAAACTGGACAACAACGATTGCGATCTGTGCCCTATTCCGTCATAGTGAAACATTGCAAAACCGTATTGGCGGCGATCCGATGGAAGTCATCGAACTTACCGCGCATAATGTCATCATTGCCCCACGTGAAAAAACGATGGGCGGCTATATATGGTGGAAGAACATCGATGAATATAAAAATCACCGACTTCAGCAAAATCTTTTAAGCAAACATTACCGCATTTTAGACGACGAAAACTATCGAATCATCAGTACATTTGAGGAAGATGTCGTAATGGAAAAATGGCAAGGAATAAAATCCGTCATTTAA